A section of the Gasterosteus aculeatus chromosome 10, fGasAcu3.hap1.1, whole genome shotgun sequence genome encodes:
- the LOC120827080 gene encoding uncharacterized protein LOC120827080 — MSSVENLREFVNERLSAAAEEIFGVFRSTVVEYQEEIDRQRRLLDVLWKPEVRLHRIELPQSRVCKEEELLSDQQLCLQERKPSLDQEDPDPPEIKEEQEELCTSPEGEQLEPKQEAFTLTPTCEERGHGEDQLLDSCTDEAESVVQETSLEYISVESTAVVELNNDHQLLSHNPHESDGRDQKGVKLSLTSNKEPAPPSEKRFLCRDCGKYFHNRNSLLAHERRTHRVDQPYVCNTCGKRFIHKSVLKAHKRVHSDEKPFSCELCGKEFRYNSDLKAHMKVHTGERPYSCTTCGKTFSRPSSLKYHLRIHSGEKPYSCITCGKTFTQSSHLKAHIRIHSGEKPFSCITCGKTFTQKSQLKCHTSTHTGERPYSCNTCGKTFTWTTVLKRHIRIHSGEKPYSCSTCGKTFSRPSNLNYHLRIHSRKKPYSCST, encoded by the exons atgtcttcagttgagaatttgagagagtttgtcaacgagcgactatctgctgctgctgaagaaatattcggagtttttaGAAGTACCGTCGTCGAGTACCAGGAAgagatcgaccggcagcgcagactgttggatgttttatgGAAACCCGAAGTGAGGTTACACAGGATAG agctcccacagtcacgtgtctgtaaggaggaggagcttctctctgaccagcagctctgtctccaggagaggaagcccagtctggaccaagaggacccagatcctccagagattaaagaggaacaggaggaactctgcaccagtccagagggagagcagcttgaaccgaagcaggaggcctttacgttgactcctacttgtgaggaaagaggccacggtgaagatcaacttctggactcgtgtactgatgaagctgagagtgtggtacaggaaacatctctagaatacatttcagttgaaagcaccgctgtagttgaactaaacaatgaccaccagcttctctctcacaatcctcatgaatctgatggccgagatcagaaaggagtaaaacttagtttaacatcaaacaaGGAACCAGCTCCTCCGAGTGAGAAGCGATTTTTGTGCAGAGATTGTGGGAAATACTTTCATAATAGAAATAGCTTGTTGGCCCACGAGAGAAGAACCCACAGAGTTGATCaaccatatgtatgcaacacctgtgggaaaagattcATTCATAAATCCGTACTCAAGGCCCATAAAAGAGTCCATAGTGATGAGAAACCCTTTTCTTGTGAACTATGTGGAAAAGAATTCAGATATAATAGTGATTTAAAAGCCCACATGAAAGTTCACACTGGGGAAAGGCCGTattcctgcaccacctgtgggaaaacgtTCTCTCGGCCATCATCTTTGAAGTATCATTTAAGaattcatagtggggagaagccatattcctgcatcacttgtgggaaaacattcactcagtCATCACATTTAAAGGCTCATATAAGaattcatagtggggagaagccattttcctgcatcacctgcgggaaaacattcactcagaaATCACAATTGAAGTGTCATACATCAACCCACACAGGGGAAAGGCCGTATTCTTGCAACacttgtgggaaaacattcacttggACAACAGTGTTGAAGCGTCATATTAGAATCcacagtggggagaagccatattcttgtagcacctgtgggaaaacattctctcGGCCATCAAATTTGAATTATCATTTAAGAATTCATAGTCGGAAGAAGCCATATTCTTGTAGCACCTGA
- the LOC144383575 gene encoding uncharacterized protein LOC144383575 produces the protein MSSVENLREFVNERLSAAAEEIFGVFKRTVVEYQEEIDRQRRLLDVLWKPEVRLYRIELPQSRVCKEEELLSDQQLCLQERKPSLDQEDPDPPEIKEEQEELCTSPEGEQLEPKQEAFTLTPTCEERGHGEDQLLDSCTDEAESVVQETSLEYISVESTAVVELNNDHQLLSHNPHESDGRDQKGVKLSLTSNKEPAPPSEKPFLCRDCGKYFQHRNSLLGHMRRSHRVDQPYVCNTCGKRFPHESVLKAHKRVHSDEKPFSCELCGKEFRYNSDLKAHMKVHNGERLYSCTTCGKTFSRPSSLKYHLRIHSGEKPYSCITCGKTFTQSSHLKAHIRVHSGEKPFSCITCGKKFTQKSQLKCHTSTHTRERPYSCNTCGKRFSYESALKAHKIVHSEEKPFSCKTCEKYFKCSYSLKAHMKVHNGERPYSCTTCGKTFTRSSNLKSHVRTHSGEKPYSCTECGKTFTQKSNLKSHIRIHSGEIHSEKE, from the exons atgtcttcagttgagaatttgagagagtttgtcaacgagcgactatctgctgctgctgaagaaatattcggagtttttaaaagaaccgtcgtcgagtaccaggaagagatcgaccggcagcgcagactgttggatgttttatgGAAACCCGAAGTGAGGTTATACAGGATAG agctcccacagtcacgtgtctgtaaggaggaggagcttctctctgaccagcagctctgtctccaggagaggaagcccagtctggaccaagaggacccagatcctccagagattaaagaggaacaggaggaactctgcaccagtccagagggagagcagcttgaaccgaagcaggaggcctttacgttgactcctacttgtgaggaaagaggccacggtgaagatcaacttctggactcgtgtactgatgaagctgagagtgtggtacaggaaacatctctagaatacatttcagttgaaagcaccgctgtagttgaactaaacaatgaccaccagcttctctctcacaatcctcatgaatctgatggccgagatcagaaaggagtaaaacttagtttaacatcaaacaaGGAACCAGCTCCTCCGAGTGAGAAGCCATTTTTGTGCAGAGATTGTGGGAAATACTTTCAACATAGAAATAGCTTGTTGGGCCACATGAGAAGATCCCACAGAGTTGATCaaccatatgtatgcaacacctgtgggaaaagattcCCTCATGAATCAGTACTCAAGGCCCATAAAAGAGTCCATAGTGATGAGAAACCCTTTTCTTGTGAACTATGTGGAAAAGAATTCAGATATAATAGTGATTTAAAAGCCCACATGAAAGTTCACAATGGGGAAAGGCTGTattcctgcaccacctgtgggaaaacgtTCTCTCGGCCATCATCTTTGAAGTATCATTTAAGaattcatagtggggagaagccatattcctgcatcacttgtgggaaaacattcactcagtCATCACATTTAAAGGCTCATATAAGAGttcatagtggggagaagccattttcctgcatcacctgtggGAAAAAATTCACTCAGAAATCACAATTGAAGTGTCATACATCAACCCACACAAGGGAAAGGCCGTATTCttgcaacacctgtgggaaaagattctcttATGAATCAGCACTCAAGGCCCATAAAATAGtccacagtgaagagaaacccttttcttgcaaaacatgtgaaaaatatttcaaatgtagttATAGCTTAAAAGCCCACATGAAAGTTCACAATGGGGAAAGGCCGTattcctgcaccacctgtgggaaaacattcactcggTCATCAAATTTGAAGTCTCATGTAAGAACccatagtggggagaagccatattcctgcacCGAATGTGGGAAGACATTTACTCAGAAATCAAATTTGAAGTCTCATATAAGAATTCATAGTGGGGAGATTCATAGTGAGAAAGAGTAG